From Dietzia sp. ANT_WB102, a single genomic window includes:
- a CDS encoding sigma-54-dependent Fis family transcriptional regulator, with protein MAGTLRGQAEDPWLGRAENDLRSGTSGPEEQFPLVRPPIADSWRRSQLLGVDRTEIEPRSSGIVPHDDDVLRCVNAVLARNAQRMANEPVTIVFAAADGSIVQRYCGDSSMARLLDSVHLAPGSGYDEETVGTNGIGTAVTTAGPVLVHGPEHYNDKLSIFTCAGQPIFHPLTGSLVGVVDITCYAEDATGLLMTTTGALADQIEQSLLDTVSPGETQLLREYLSACRRTSNPVIAQSDDVVMFNRHAQQLLSPEDRASLLIHSADFTGDSLQESAVADLPSGLSARLTYSPSTLNGRVVGGIVRVRLGQRSSSASTTARHRPLNGLIGTSPEWLRAADSLLSYARRGTSVIVTGEPGVGRTAMTRAAHDTVFPGERLAIIDCADSADVDTFVEKLEAALKDRGSLLLRKIDKLDSRAISAVSELLVAHRFAPTETGPSWVLATTESGSDDTGIDSAVLPNFDVSVFLPPLRHRSEDISKLAVHLLHRFDREGRVRFDEAALRHLSRLPWYGNMAQLQGVVRDCVQSKRSGLIGIEDLPAECDSSIRRSLTPIEAIQRDAIVEALRIHHGHKLAAANYLGISRATIYRKIREFGIAVRNLKSKT; from the coding sequence ATGGCAGGAACCCTGAGGGGCCAGGCCGAGGATCCGTGGTTGGGACGTGCAGAGAATGATCTGCGTTCCGGGACCTCCGGTCCGGAAGAGCAGTTCCCACTCGTGCGGCCACCCATCGCGGACTCCTGGCGCAGGAGTCAACTATTGGGCGTCGACCGCACTGAAATCGAACCCCGGTCATCCGGCATCGTCCCCCACGACGACGACGTCCTCCGGTGTGTCAATGCGGTTCTCGCCCGCAACGCCCAACGCATGGCAAACGAGCCCGTCACCATCGTTTTTGCGGCGGCCGATGGTTCGATCGTCCAGCGTTACTGTGGCGATTCCAGCATGGCTCGCCTGCTGGATTCGGTCCACCTGGCCCCAGGAAGCGGATACGACGAGGAGACGGTGGGCACCAACGGCATCGGAACCGCAGTGACGACCGCGGGCCCGGTATTGGTCCATGGCCCAGAGCACTACAACGACAAGTTATCGATCTTTACCTGCGCCGGACAGCCCATCTTCCATCCACTTACCGGATCGCTGGTCGGGGTTGTCGACATCACCTGCTACGCGGAAGACGCCACCGGCCTACTTATGACCACTACAGGAGCGCTCGCCGACCAAATCGAGCAATCTTTGCTGGACACAGTCAGCCCCGGTGAAACACAGCTGCTGCGCGAGTACCTCAGTGCATGTCGGCGCACTTCCAACCCCGTGATCGCCCAGAGCGACGATGTTGTGATGTTTAACCGGCACGCTCAGCAGCTGCTCTCACCTGAGGATCGGGCGTCCCTGTTAATCCACTCCGCCGACTTCACCGGAGACTCACTCCAGGAGTCCGCGGTTGCGGATCTCCCCAGTGGCCTCTCGGCACGACTCACTTACAGTCCCTCCACGCTGAACGGCAGAGTGGTAGGCGGAATCGTCCGCGTCCGCTTGGGCCAGCGGAGCTCAAGCGCATCAACGACAGCTCGCCACCGACCACTCAACGGGCTGATCGGAACGTCGCCGGAGTGGCTCCGCGCGGCCGATTCGCTCCTCAGTTACGCGCGCCGGGGCACCTCGGTAATCGTGACCGGAGAACCGGGGGTCGGCAGGACGGCGATGACGCGCGCAGCTCACGACACGGTGTTCCCGGGTGAGCGGCTCGCCATCATCGACTGCGCCGACTCGGCCGATGTCGATACCTTCGTCGAAAAACTTGAAGCCGCGCTTAAAGACCGAGGCTCCCTCCTGCTCCGCAAGATCGACAAGCTGGACAGCCGGGCGATCAGCGCAGTGTCGGAACTGCTCGTCGCGCACCGCTTCGCACCTACCGAGACCGGCCCGTCGTGGGTCCTGGCCACGACCGAGAGCGGGAGTGATGACACGGGGATCGATTCCGCCGTACTCCCGAACTTCGACGTCTCTGTCTTTCTTCCCCCGCTTCGCCACCGGTCGGAGGACATCTCCAAACTCGCCGTCCACCTTCTGCACCGATTCGACCGCGAGGGGCGAGTCCGCTTCGATGAGGCCGCGCTACGCCACCTGTCCCGGCTCCCGTGGTACGGAAATATGGCGCAGTTGCAAGGCGTCGTACGGGATTGTGTCCAGAGCAAGCGGTCAGGGCTCATCGGCATAGAAGATCTCCCCGCCGAATGCGACTCTTCCATCCGACGCTCGCTTACTCCGATTGAGGCTATCCAAAGGGACGCGATTGTCGAGGCGCTCCGAATCCATCACGGACACAAGCTCGCCGCCGCGAATTACCTAGGCATCTCTCGGGCGACCATCTACCGAAAGATCCGCGAGTTCGGCATCGCCGTCCGAAACCTTAAATCTAAGACGTAA
- a CDS encoding methane monooxygenase produces MSRQSLTKAHNKISELTWEPTFATPATRFGTDYTFEKAPKKDPLKQIMRSYFPMEEEKDNRVYGAMDGAIRGNMFRQVQPRWLEWQKLFLSIIPFPEISAARAMPMAIDAVPNPEIHNGLAVQMIDEVRHSTIQMNLKKLYMNHYVDPAGFDISSKGFANNYAGTIGRQFGEGFITGDAITAANIYLTVVAETAFTNTLFVAMPDEAAANGDYLLPTVFHSVQSDESRHISNGYSILLMALADEKNRPLLERDLRYAWWNNHCVVDAAIGTFIEYGTKDRRKNRESYAEMWRRWIYDDYYRSYLLPLEKYGLTIPHDLVEEAWNRITNKFYHHEVARFFATGWPVNYWKIDPMTDTDFEWFEEKYPGWYSRFGKWWENYNRMKYPGRNKPIAFEEVGYEYPHRCWTCMVPALIREDMVVEKVDGQWRTYCSETCYWTDAVAFRDEYEGRPTPNMGRLTGDREWETLHHNEDLADIVEKLGYIRDDGKTLIPQPHLDLDDPAKMWTTDDLRGITFQSPNVLLNQMSDAERVAHIAAYRANKNVSV; encoded by the coding sequence ATGAGCAGACAGAGCCTGACCAAGGCGCACAACAAGATCAGTGAGCTGACGTGGGAGCCGACTTTCGCGACTCCGGCGACACGCTTCGGTACGGACTACACCTTCGAGAAGGCACCCAAGAAGGACCCGCTGAAGCAGATCATGCGGTCCTACTTCCCAATGGAGGAAGAGAAGGACAATCGGGTGTACGGCGCGATGGACGGCGCGATCCGCGGCAACATGTTCCGCCAGGTCCAGCCGCGCTGGCTGGAATGGCAGAAGCTGTTCCTGTCGATCATCCCGTTCCCGGAGATCTCCGCAGCACGCGCAATGCCTATGGCCATCGACGCCGTACCGAATCCGGAGATTCATAACGGACTCGCGGTGCAGATGATCGACGAGGTTCGTCACTCGACGATCCAGATGAACCTCAAGAAGCTCTACATGAACCACTATGTCGATCCCGCCGGGTTCGACATCTCGTCGAAGGGATTCGCGAACAACTACGCGGGCACCATCGGCAGGCAGTTCGGCGAGGGCTTCATCACCGGTGACGCGATCACGGCGGCGAACATCTATCTGACTGTCGTCGCGGAAACAGCGTTCACCAACACGCTGTTCGTTGCGATGCCGGACGAAGCTGCCGCCAACGGCGACTACCTCCTACCCACGGTGTTCCACTCGGTCCAGTCCGACGAGTCGCGACACATCTCCAACGGCTACTCGATCCTTCTCATGGCCCTGGCAGACGAGAAGAACCGTCCGCTGCTAGAACGCGACCTGCGCTACGCCTGGTGGAACAACCACTGTGTGGTGGACGCGGCGATCGGCACGTTCATCGAGTACGGCACCAAGGACCGTCGCAAGAACCGTGAGTCCTACGCCGAGATGTGGCGTCGGTGGATCTACGACGACTACTACCGCTCCTACCTCCTCCCCCTCGAGAAGTACGGGCTCACTATCCCGCACGACCTTGTTGAGGAGGCCTGGAACCGGATCACGAATAAGTTCTATCACCATGAGGTGGCGCGCTTCTTCGCCACCGGTTGGCCGGTGAACTACTGGAAGATCGATCCGATGACGGATACAGACTTCGAGTGGTTCGAGGAGAAGTACCCGGGTTGGTACTCGCGGTTCGGCAAGTGGTGGGAGAACTACAACCGGATGAAGTATCCGGGCCGCAACAAGCCCATCGCCTTCGAGGAGGTTGGTTACGAGTATCCGCACCGCTGCTGGACCTGTATGGTCCCGGCCTTGATCCGTGAGGACATGGTCGTAGAGAAGGTCGACGGACAATGGCGGACCTACTGCTCGGAAACCTGCTACTGGACTGACGCGGTGGCATTCCGAGACGAGTACGAGGGGCGGCCCACGCCGAACATGGGCCGGCTGACCGGCGACCGCGAGTGGGAGACCCTTCACCACAACGAGGACCTGGCCGACATCGTCGAGAAGCTCGGTTATATCCGGGATGACGGAAAGACACTCATTCCGCAGCCGCATCTGGATCTGGACGACCCGGCGAAGATGTGGACCACCGACGATCTCCGGGGCATCACGTTCCAGAGTCCGAACGTGCTCCTCAACCAGATGTCCGACGCCGAGCGGGTGGCTCACATAGCCGCGTACCGCGCGAATAAGAACGTCAGCGTCTGA